From Hydra vulgaris chromosome 07, alternate assembly HydraT2T_AEP, a single genomic window includes:
- the LOC136082787 gene encoding uncharacterized protein LOC136082787, which produces MGETFTFQQENEAIHNSKLPNAWFNEKNIHLMKWRTSSPDLNPIENLWGILSRKVYENQVWSEKVCLKTYLSRRKESIIGSTEENGLVVKIWCKICARNKTKNLRETLVKGVSNKQLHILVIRLFKLNFNRKRD; this is translated from the coding sequence ATGGGTGAAACTTTCACTTTTCAACAAGAAAACGAGGCTATCCATAACTCGAAGCTTCCAAATGCttggtttaatgaaaaaaatattcacctGATGAAATGGCGTACATCTAGTCCAGATCTTAACCCAATTGAAAATCTATGGGGAATACTTTCaagaaaagtttatgaaaatcaAGTTTGGTCGGAAAAGGTGTGCTTAAAAACATATCTTTCGAGGCGGAAAGAATCAATTATCGGATCCACGGAAGAAAATGGCTTAGTTGTCAAAATATGGTGTAAGATTTGTGCTAggaacaaaactaaaaatttaaggGAAACTTTAGTTAAAGGAGTATCGAATAAGCAATTGCATATTCTTGTTATAcgattatttaagttaaattttaaccGTAAGCGAGACTAG
- the LOC136082788 gene encoding piggyBac transposable element-derived protein 4-like, with product MPSLEHYWSKNSLYGVPLFSRIMPRIKFQLMLRFWHFISSKDSGSGRLCKIIGLLDHLNNTMDNIYCPNKNVLIDESIMLWKGRLVFRLYLKNKRHKYGIKFYDLCESDGIALKVKIYSGETILGKHLLGQTGAIVVDLKQKFLGKGYHLYTDNFNNSFELTKHIINQKTYICGTLRTD from the coding sequence ATGCCATCTTTAGAACATTATTGGTCTAAGAACAGTCTCTATGGAGTTCCCTTATTTTCTAGAATAATGCCACGAATTAAATTCCAACTAATGTTACGGTTTTGGCATTTTATTAGCAGTAAAGATTCAGGCAGTGGACGCTTGTGTAAAATTATTGGACTTCTCGATCACTTAAATAATACAATGGATAACATCTACTGTcctaataaaaatgtattaatcgATGAGTCAATAATGCTTTGGAAGGGACGTCTTGTATTCAGGCTGtatctgaaaaataaaagacataaaTATGGTATTAAGTTCTATGATCTTTGCGAATCAGATGGTATTGcactaaaagtaaaaatctaCTCTGGCGAGACAATTCTCGGTAAACATTTGTTGGGTCAAACGGGAGCTATTGTTGTAGACTTAAAGCAAAAATTTCTGGGAAAAGGTTATCACCTGTACACTGATAACTTTAACAATTCCTTTGAGTTAACAAAGcacataataaatcaaaaaacatacaTTTGTGGTACTTTAAGAACTGACTGA
- the LOC136082480 gene encoding kinesin light chain 1-like isoform X1 codes for MTNTEYNIADCLFEMGEYNKALEIFNSVDKIQTESLDINHSSTMETKHNIARCLYNMGNFIEASKLFELLDKSRTAVLGSNHPDTIKTKHSIATCLNDMGKYNEGLEIYYSVEKIQTEILGINHPDTMRTKHSIANCLKAMGKYNEALKIYHSAEKIRTEILVINHPDTMLTKNNIATCLCEMGKYNEGLEIYYSVEKIRTEILGNNHPDTMRTKHNIACCLDIIGKYNEALEIYYSIEKIQTETLGINHPDTMKTKNNIAICMKEMGKYNEGLEIYYSIEKIRTETLGINHLDTMRTKNNIASCLYDMGKYNEALEIYYLVEKIRTEILGINHPDTMRTKQNIASCLDNMGKYNKALEIYYSVDKIQTEILGINHPDTMRTKKNITICLNKLDKRQKTCLNK; via the coding sequence ATGACTAATACAGAATATAATATCGCAGACTGTTTGTTTGAAATGGGAGAATATAacaaagctttagaaatttttaattctgttgATAAGATACAAACTGAAAGTTTAGATATTAACCATTCATCAACAATggaaacaaaacataatatagCCAGATGTTTATACAATATGGGAAATTTCATCGAAGCGTCAAAACTTTTTGAACTTCTTGATAAATCACGAACGGCAGTTTTAGGTAGtaaccatccagatacaatcaaaacaaaacatagcATCGCAACCTGTTTGAacgatatgggaaaatataacgaaggtttagaaatttattattcagttgagaaaatacaaactgaaattttaggtatcaaccatccagatacaatgagAACAAAACATAGTATTGCAAACTGCTTGAAAGCTATGGGAAAGTATAAcgaagctttaaaaatttatcattctGCTGAGAAAatacgaactgaaattttagttatcaaccatccagatacaatgttaacaaaaaataatatcgcaacCTGTTTGTGCGagatgggaaaatataacgaaggtttagaaatttattattcagttgagaaaatacgaactgaaattttaggtaataaccatccagatacaatgagaacaaaacataatatcgcatGCTGTTTGGACATTAtaggaaaatataacgaagctttagaaatttattattcaattgagaaaatacaaactgaaactttaggtattaaccatccagatacaatgaaaacaaaaaataatatcgcaatcTGTATGAAGgaaatgggaaaatataacgaaggtttagaaatttattattcaattgagaaaatacgaactgaaactttaggtatcaaccatctaGATACAatgagaacaaaaaataatatcgcaagctgtttgtacgatatgggaaaatataacgaagctttagaaatttattatttagttgagaaaatacgaactgaaattttaggtatcaaccatccagatacaatgagAACAAAACAGAATATCGCAAGCTGTTTGGacaatatgggaaaatataacaaagctttagaaatttattattctgttgataaaatacaaactgaaattttaggtatcaaccatccagatacaatgagaacaaaaaaaaatattacaatctGTTTGAACAAATTAGATAAAAggcaaaaaacttgtttaaataaataa
- the LOC136082480 gene encoding uncharacterized protein LOC136082480 isoform X2 — protein MAFNQENCHKSDFFEDVKREKLLSEVHRYFLHDTKKSTLVLYGMSDVGKTQIARRYREIYHTFYKNIVWIDAAFGKLQTSVKNHCHIINLIIHDSKGDYFNIEVIVEKIHNYYKNEKTLYIFDNVDDESVKSLEMYISTKPNSFTLITSQWRTWSNKVNKVFIDVFSSEEAFAYVKNNIKEYSDKNIKNLIKELGYHPFAITQAIKYINIHKISIEKYIDRYRSYPIEILNTDIFPTEEKSKSAIKTINLVLIKLEKTKIIPYKILNCLSHCDGQNINKKFIIQISNQMKIREEHLIDETIGLLISYSLLNCDYNDKYSMHELTQLSCRCFQSRNLSTNTYLELIENCFKFELNEINDHVDYGNHFVFHFLHMFRINKKLMSETFHHKTTSI, from the coding sequence ATGTTAAACGTGAAAAATTACTTAGTGAAGTTCATCGCTATTTTTTACATGATACAAAAAAGTCGACTTTAGTATTATATGGAATGTCGGATGTTGGGAAAACACAGATTGCCAGAAGATATCGTGAAATATACCATACCTTCTACAAAAACATTGTTTGGATAGATGCCGCATTCGGAAAGTTACAGACTTCAGTTAAAAACCACTGTCATATAATAAATCTTATCATTCATGATTCGAAAGGGGATTACTTTAATATTGAggttattgttgaaaaaattcacaactattataaaaatgaaaaaactttgtatatttttgacaatgtCGACGATGAAAGTGTTAAAAGTTTGGAAATGTACATTTCAACGAAACCAAATtcatttacattaattacctcTCAATGGAGAACGTGGtcaaacaaagtaaataaagtgtttattgatgttttttcttCTGAAGAGGCATTTGCTTacgtaaaaaataatattaaagaatactccgataaaaacataaaaaacttaattaaagaaCTTGGTTATCATCCGTTTGCAATAACACAGgcaataaagtatataaatatacataaaatttcgATAGAAAAGTATATAGATCGATATAGAAGCTATCCTATAGAAATATTAAACACTGATATCTTTCCAACCGAAGAAAAATCGAAGTctgcaataaaaacaatcaatttagttttaataaaattagaaaaaactaaaattattccatataaAATACTAAACTGTTTATCTCATTGCGACGgacaaaatatcaataaaaaatttataatccaaATCtcaaatcaaatgaaaataagAGAAGAACATTTAATTGATGAAACAATCGGATTACTAATTAGTTATTCTTTACTAAACTGTGATTATAATGACAAATATTCAATGCACGAACTGACGCAATTGTCGTGTAGATGTTTTCAAAGTAGAAATTTAAGTACAAATACCTACCTTGAATTAAtcgaaaattgttttaaatttgagttaaacGAAATAAATGATCACGTGGATTACggaaatcattttgtttttcattttcttcatatgtttcgtattaataaaaagttaatgtcaGAAACCTTCCATCATAAGACAACTtctatttaa